From one Triticum aestivum cultivar Chinese Spring chromosome 4B, IWGSC CS RefSeq v2.1, whole genome shotgun sequence genomic stretch:
- the LOC123090786 gene encoding N-terminal acetyltransferase B complex catalytic subunit NAA20 has product MTTIRRFCCDDLLRFASVNLDHLTETFNMSFYMTYLARWPDYFHTAVNPGDRVMGYIMGKVEGQGESWHGHVTAVSVASEFRRQKLAKTLMHLLEEISDKMDKAYFVDLFVRASNMPAIRMYEKLGYVVYRRVLRYYSGEEDGLDMRKALSQDVDKKSIIPLKRPITPDELEYD; this is encoded by the exons ATGACGACCATCCGCCGGTTCTGCTGCGACGATCTGCTCCGCTTCGCCTCCGTCAACCTCGACCACCTCACCGAGACC TTCAACATGTCCTTCTACATGACGTACCTGGCTCGCTGGCCCGACTACTTCCACACCGCCGTCAACCCCGGCGACCGCGTCATGGGATACA TTATGGGAAAGGTTGAAGGACAAGGTGAATCTTGGCATGGACATGTTACGGCAGTGTCTGTTGCCTCAGAATTCCGCAGACAGAAGTTAGCCAAGACGCTTATGCACTTGCTGGAGGAAATCAGTGATAAGAT GGATAAGGCCTATTTTGTGGACCTCTTTGTAAGGGCATCCAACATGCCGGCGATAAGGATGTATGAAAAG CTGGGCTATGTTGTTTATCGAAGGGTGCTTCGGTACTACTCAGGGGAAGAAGATGGCCTTG ATATGAGGAAGGCATTATCACAAGATGTTGATAAGAAGTCCATCATACCACTCAAGAGACCAATTACACCTGACGAACTTGAATACGACTGA